The Arachis ipaensis cultivar K30076 chromosome B05, Araip1.1, whole genome shotgun sequence nucleotide sequence NNNNNNNNNNNNNNNNNNNNNNNNNNNNNNNNNNNNNNNNNNNNNNNNNNNNNNNNNNNNNNNNNNNNNNNNNNNNNNNNtttttaaaatttttttttttagcgaCGTTAACTTTcaaatattattttgttaattttttttttaaacggtCAGATGAGGCGGCTTAGTTGAGAATGATAAAAGTCTTTTTTGAGTTTATTCTTACTTGTGTCCACCAAGATTTCTAGATCTATGCATCACACTGGTTGATTTTTTGCAATTTTTTGCAAGAAAAATCTTCCATTAATAATATTCTCTTGCACTGCGACGGTCACATCAAAATCAGGTGAAGTACCAAAAATACCTCTGACAAAATTTTGGTGCTAACAAGTAACAATTACACTACTTCTAAAAGAGCAAAATCATAAaaacatttaaaaataaaataaaatgtgacaataataattaataaatactttttaaatgaccttaatatttaataatgattattgTATTTAATCTGAATTTCTGTAAAGAtatttagataataatttaacaaatatataaaaaatcaaattaaaatttaatttccagacttctttatattttattttataaaattttatgtcATCTATAAAAATAGCAAACAAATGTCATTTGgtataaaattactaaattttaaaaataaaaatttctctATATTCATAAAAAATAGCATCAAGTTTCAAATTTTATAGCATTTTTTATGATAcatattttatatttgattattttttatcaCATATTTAAACCTTTTAAAAACGcttttgttgtttttattttttaactaaagattatttttaatttattgttgATAAAATAAATCAACTAGAGAGAACCATTCTCCTATATAGAGATGGTAAAATTCTCTAAAATGCGGGATTTTTGCCGGAGCTGTCTCAAATGAAAATCTAATTGTAAAGGGGATAGAAGACGAAATTCTCCCAAGGAAGGTGCGGGGATTTGAGTGGGGATAAGAGAGAGACTCAAAATTCCTAATTCTTATTTGCATAAAATCTTTCTTTAATTCATAAATTTCCAATGTTATCCATACTCCATCCAATGGCCtataagaataaaatatattttaattgaataattatataaaattatatataaattattaaataaatattttataaaatatttttaatgtaaaatactttaaatttaaCATTGGTATATATATTATCCAAGAGAAAAGCTCTACAACCAAGTAAAATACCTAATCAAGTAAGTTGttataaaaagttttaaattttcgGATATGCTTTTCTTCTTCACCTTTATTAGTGTTACTATTtagcttcttcttctccttctcattTTTTCTCACCTTTCTCTTTTGCTATCATTGTCGTCGTCTTCACCACCTCCTACtcctctcttttttttgtttgaatttcttctcctccttcttctccatcttcttcATCATCGTCATTATCATCATCGTTATCGTGATTGTCGTCATCGTCGTCTTTTTCTTATATGTATAGCAGTTTAAATTCAAAATGCACCGAAATTCCTTAACGATGACGACACACAAAAAACTCACTTTAAAACAAGCTCAAAccaagtgcaccttatttaaatctagaatacaccgaaattacttaatgataactcaaaactcttcctcatttttcattatcatcatcatcttctttttctttttttcttattcatcttttcctacTTTTTTTACCTTCTCAtgattcttctttttttattctcttaataagaataaaaataaaaaaaaatcaaataaaaaagaagaagtacATAATGATGCAAAATCGGTAGGAAGAGAAAGAActtatattcattcaactaaataaaATTGCAATTTATTCAAGTCTAATATGAAAAATAATACTCCAAAACATAGTTGTAAGAATCAAACTAGATCAGCAAATTAGACCTTAATTTGATTCGGTTTGATATTATGACTGTTTAAAGATAAAAATCGATCAAAATCATTCGAACCGTGTCTAAACCGGTCAAAATTTGCAAAATTTCTTGAGGTGGgatttaagaagaagaaaaaaaaaagaaggagaagaacttaTAATGATGCAAAATCAgtaggaagaagaagaacttatattcattcaactaaataaaATTGTAATTTATTCAAGTCTAATATGAAAAATAATACTCTAAAACATAGTTGTAAGAATTAAATTAGACCAATAAATTAAACCCTAATCCAATCTGATTTGATATTCTGACCGTTTAAAGATAAAAATCAGTCAAAATCATTCGAATCGTGTTCAAACCGGTCAAAGTTTGCAAAATTTCTTGAGGTGGGATTCATGTCAAAACCCACACTAAAAAAGATTTAAGCATGCCTGTAGCCACTGAGCTACAGTGTGTTTCACTAAATTATGTGTGTTTAAATATATTACATGTCAAACAGCTATGATTAAATTGGACCCTTTTTTTTGTCAGAATATTGCTATTTTTTTAAACTAGatattgttgaatttttttttgtgatggaAAAATAACATGTTGGACTTGTTTAATTGTTTTatttattagaaaaaataaaattaaaaaaatttaaacatttaTTTTTTAGAGACCATAAACAACCAATAAACCAGTAACTTAATCGGTTCGATTCTGACAATTATGctcttaaaagaagaaataagaacaatagaaaaaaaaaaagaaagaaataaaaaagaagaaaaaatgcagcattaaataagatattttgtgcttttgtaacaaaattttggtgtcaaaattaaaaaatttatgtgttattattAAGAAATTTGTGTTGTTtttctgataaattctgcataattcataactcttcctcctccttctcatTTTATGCCACtactactttttattttttttttcttctttcatcttcttattttattttttcataattcttcttatttcactctcttaagaagaataaaatcgcaaaaaagaagaaaaaaaaaagaacaagtaACTGCACCTGAGGAAGAGGAgtaaaagaagaaacaaaaataaaacgcaGCAATAACAATACCAATAGAAAGAAGAGGCGCACTAAGAAATACAAAAAAATGCGAAGAAGAACAGCGTGATTTCACCTTAATGTTGTGAGTAAATTTTGTTGAATTTAGACCAACTTAATAAACTTAATTACCAAAAAAAACTAAGATGTATAACAAAACTCATTATCTAATTAATCTCTAAACAATATTAAACAATATTAGACTATATTATACAATAAAGTCCCATTCTAGAATATATAAAGTCAAGAGAACATGCATCATACATGCTAAGTTGCTAACACGTTTCCCAGTTACCCATCTAGGCATTATAATCACCGCttatgaaatatgaatttttcttgTATTTTCAGGGCTGGTTCGTAAGAATATTTGATGAATTCTGTGACTCAATTTATACAACAAAAATACCATGTGACATCTATGTTCCTCAAGTAATTTGAATATTAAACTCACGCATCTATGTATACCAATACCAGTACAAGCTGTAAAAAGAATGATGAACCACTAAGGAGTACTATATAGTATATACTGAGTGTGGCTACGCAACTAATATGCAAAGCAAACAAAATTTATTGGCGACCCTTTCTAAGAGACATGAAATGAGCAGCAAAGGAGTCATAGTCAGGTAGCTTTGGATGAACATGACCAGCCTTCTCCTTACTATCTGCTTCAGAACTTCCACCTTTTGAAGCCTCTTGCTCCTCACCATAATCTTGCATCACTTTCTTAGGAAGAGAACTTGAAGGTTGCACACTGGTGGATGATCTAGGCTCAGAACTTGCTCGATTTTCGGAGCTATTCATGGATGAGGCCTCTTCATTTTCACTCTCCTGAGAAGCTCTAGTAGATTTCCATCCAAGTTTTGTACGAGTAGTCGCAGTTTTCGAGGGAACAGATGTTCTTCGTGATGCTCCGCTACCAGGACGAGCAGAACTAGCTAAATTTTGTTTAGGCTGTTCATCCTCAGAACTACTATCATCAGAATCAAAGTATGTCTTTGATTTCTTTTTTGTCTCACTCTGCCCCATCCGAATACGAGGTTCGTAAGTACTAGTCAGAGGCTGCTGCGAGTTTGAAGACAGTTCAAAGTTATCAGACTCAGAAAAAGTGCTCTGTGTTCTCAAACCCACACTTCTGTTTCCAGTGCTCGCTTCCCTTGAATCCGAACTGACTAAAGTCCTTGCAGTAGGCAAAGATCTTTCATTCCGGATCGACATGTCATCTGGTGGAGATTGAACCCTATTCAATGTACCCTTAACATAAGGTGGTCGACTATAACCCTTGTTGCGAAAACCACCCCTCAATGTTCCATAGTTTAATTCCCTGGCACTTCCTATTTCAGATTCCTGAAAACTTTCAGTATCAATGGAAGTGTTTGGTGACTGTGATGCATGGATATTTGCCTTAAGATCCGAATCCAATACAGAGCTTCTTTCCCTTGAAGATGGCTGACTGGTTGGTGAGTCATTGTTGCCAAAGTTCTTCCCTGAAACACTAGCAATATCCGCCTTTCTCTCAAAATGCTCTTCCAGAGTATCCGAACCAAATGAAGATGGTGATAATAACCTAGGATTTCTGTCAGAACCTGCAGTCTTATCAGTTCTTGATGAAGACCCTAAAGCCCCAAGCTTTGTACTGTGATCAACACCAGAATTTACATAACCGAAATTCCCGGGAACCTTAGAATTGACTAAATTCACCTCACTATCTGAACCCGAGTCATCGTAATCATCAAAAGTGACAGGCAACATGTCTTCTTTTTCAGAAGAAACTGCAGACTTAGTCAATCCTTCAGAAAACGTAGATAAGTGTGACTGTGAACTATAAATTGGCACTTCCTCATTAATATCTTGTCCATGGCTCCAAGAATTTCTCTTTTCTAATGAATCAGTATGTGACTTGCTATCCGGAGATGGGAAGAATACTGTATTGGGTTTTTCATCAAACTCAAATTTATAATCATCATCCTCTGATCCATAATTATCAAATACAACGGAAGTATCTTTATAAGAACTTGTTTCCATGGTGTTCCCTTCACCAGTGACAAACCGATCTTCCACATCTTTACTGACCCTTCCCCAGCCACTCAGATTCAAACTATCATGGCGATCATCACTCGGAGAAATGAGGTGAGAAGAGGAAGCTTGTCTAGATTTTCTATCTGTACTTGCATCACCAAAATCATAATTGTCTTCAGTCTTCAAATCACTATCACCATGCAGTTTAGTTACAAAATCTGCTTCAGTTCTGCTTTCCTGCCTTTTTGTTCTCACATCACGGAAGTCACTGCTCCCTTGCTCAAATGAGTGATGCTGATTTATGTCAGCCATTTGAGACCTGCTAGCAAATGGATTATCATCAAAAGCACTAGCAGATGACAATGATGCGGACTGCACATGTTTCATTGCATTCTCTTGACTATTCCTGTAATATTCATTGGGAGCTCCTCCCATGTTATCTTGATCTCTGGcactatttttttcatttttcatgcCAGAACTGCTTCTATGGAAGGTGCTATAAGCAGAGTTTGTAGAAAGGTGTTCATCATCAAAAGCACTAGCAGATGTCAATGATGCAGACTGCACATGTTTCGTTACATTCTCTTGATTATTCCTGTAATATTCATTGCGCATTCCTACCGAGTTATTTTGCTCTCTTGTATTAATTTTTTCATTGTTCATCCCAGAACTGCCTCTATGGAAGGTGGTATACGCAGAACCTGTAGAAAGGTGTTTGTCATCATTAAAAGAATATTCTTGAGGTACTTCATCTCTTAGCTGGCTTCTGGGAGAACTATGTGATTCACTTGAATGCTGCCTTGCTACATTTTCACGACTTGAAAGTTCCGCAGCTGCTCTTGCAGCCATGCTTGCACGCTCCGCAGATTCTGCTGCTGCCTGTGCAGCAGAGGCAGCATCCTTAAATTCCATATTCCAATTCTGCTTTACAGTAGGAAAAGCACTCCTGTTTTCAGAATATGAATCTCTATAATGCATTTCTTGATTTCCAGTTCCTATCAGAAAGGACAACAAATATTTAGGTAATAGACAAAACACAAGGCCTGAAATATATCCACAGTTATTGCCTTAAACATATACCTGAAGGCATAATTTTGGGATCAGACATGCCTGATGGTCTCGACTGATTTCCAGTGTCCTTTCTAGTAGCATCACTTGTATTCTGTGCATCCAAACCTGTTGGTCTATCATATACTGGTTTAAATTGTGAGGAAGCCTGTACGATAGGAGGACCCTTTTCATCACGAACAGCTGCTGGAACATGGACTTGAGAAGGTTCTGCATAAGTTGCCTTCTCAAAAGTGTTTGGCCCAGCCTTaacatataaataataataaaagaaaagtcaATAACAACCCTTACTCCATTTGGTGGAGTTggctaaaataattaaatactgtaaaaacaataaaaaataacaaactcaaatttcatataataaattaaagaaaataaacagCATACCAACAAGTCTTGAGAAGGCTTTACATCATTTTCTCCAAATGACTTGGGTTCCCATTTGATATTATGTTCTTCAGCAATTGCAGACAGTATTTTTATTTTGGTTGGACCATCGGGTGCTTTGGCAGACAATTTCTCAACCAACTGAAACAAAACCATTTTATTAGAGGGATGAAAAAAAAGGCTGAGAAAATTTGATCCTATCAAACTTTGGACGGGTAGAAAAACTTGCCAAGCGATTTACACCACAGTCAGGGCGTAATTCAACAGCTGCCGATGCAAATTCTTTCCCATACTTCACTGTAAGATGCTTCCGCACATCTACGAGCTCAGGTAAGTCTGCACATCTTGGACATGCAAATATTACACTTGAAATTGCTTCCTTTAAATCGATGGGACAGTTTctggaaaagaagaaaaaacaaatCAACACCAAAAGTTCTGCAAATCGTGCCAAATATTACCAAACGAACCTTAAAGGTGACACTAGAATGCTGCATAATTAGTTGAACATGATTTTTTATCCAGGGCCTCTGCTAGTATATGAAAGCAACATTGTTGTCAAAAAGATTATAATTTGTGCAAGGGcataatattaatatcttttaatatatAATGAtaa carries:
- the LOC107644471 gene encoding sericin 1 isoform X1: MSSMLHRSFKPAKCKTALKLAVSRIKLLKNKREAQVRQLKRELAQLLESGQDQTARIRVEHVVREEKTMAAYDLIEIYCELIAARLPMIESQKNCPIDLKEAISSVIFACPRCADLPELVDVRKHLTVKYGKEFASAAVELRPDCGVNRLLVEKLSAKAPDGPTKIKILSAIAEEHNIKWEPKSFGENDVKPSQDLLAGPNTFEKATYAEPSQVHVPAAVRDEKGPPIVQASSQFKPVYDRPTGLDAQNTSDATRKDTGNQSRPSGMSDPKIMPSGTGNQEMHYRDSYSENRSAFPTVKQNWNMEFKDAASAAQAAAESAERASMAARAAAELSSRENVARQHSSESHSSPRSQLRDEVPQEYSFNDDKHLSTGSAYTTFHRGSSGMNNEKINTREQNNSVGMRNEYYRNNQENVTKHVQSASLTSASAFDDEHLSTNSAYSTFHRSSSGMKNEKNSARDQDNMGGAPNEYYRNSQENAMKHVQSASLSSASAFDDNPFASRSQMADINQHHSFEQGSSDFRDVRTKRQESRTEADFVTKLHGDSDLKTEDNYDFGDASTDRKSRQASSSHLISPSDDRHDSLNLSGWGRVSKDVEDRFVTGEGNTMETSSYKDTSVVFDNYGSEDDDYKFEFDEKPNTVFFPSPDSKSHTDSLEKRNSWSHGQDINEEVPIYSSQSHLSTFSEGLTKSAVSSEKEDMLPVTFDDYDDSGSDSEVNLVNSKVPGNFGYVNSGVDHSTKLGALGSSSRTDKTAGSDRNPRLLSPSSFGSDTLEEHFERKADIASVSGKNFGNNDSPTSQPSSRERSSVLDSDLKANIHASQSPNTSIDTESFQESEIGSARELNYGTLRGGFRNKGYSRPPYVKGTLNRVQSPPDDMSIRNERSLPTARTLVSSDSREASTGNRSVGLRTQSTFSESDNFELSSNSQQPLTSTYEPRIRMGQSETKKKSKTYFDSDDSSSEDEQPKQNLASSARPGSGASRRTSVPSKTATTRTKLGWKSTRASQESENEEASSMNSSENRASSEPRSSTSVQPSSSLPKKVMQDYGEEQEASKGGSSEADSKEKAGHVHPKLPDYDSFAAHFMSLRKGRQ
- the LOC107644471 gene encoding sericin 1 isoform X2 — translated: MSSMLHRSFKPAKCKTALKLAVSRIKLLKNKREAQVRQLKRELAQLLESGQDQTARIRVEHVVREEKTMAAYDLIEIYCELIAARLPMIESQKNCPIDLKEAISSVIFACPRCADLPELVDVRKHLTVKYGKEFASAAVELRPDCGVNRLLVEKLSAKAPDGPTKIKILSAIAEEHNIKWEPKSFGENDVKPSQDLLAGPNTFEKATYAEPSQVHVPAAVRDEKGPPIVQASSQFKPVYDRPTGLDAQNTSDATRKDTGNQSRPSGMSDPKIMPSGTGNQEMHYRDSYSENRSAFPTVKQNWNMEFKDAASAAQAAAESAERASMAARAAAELSSRENVARQHSSESHSSPRSQLRDEVPQEYSFNDDKHLSTGSAYTTFHRGSSGMNNEKINTREQNNSVGMRNEYYRNNQENVTKHVQSASLTSASAFDDEHLSTNSAYSTFHRSSSGMKNEKNSARDQDNMGGAPNEYYRNSQENAMKHVQSASLSSASAFDDNPFASRSQMADINQHHSFEQGSSDFRDVRTKRQESRTEADFVTKLHGDSDLKTEDNYDFGDASTDRKSRQASSSHLISPSDDRHDSLNLSGWGRVSKDVEDRFVTGEGNTMETSSYKDTSVVFDNYGSEDDDYKFEFDEKPNTVFFPSPDSKSHTDSLEKRNSWSHGQDINEEVPIYSSQSKEDMLPVTFDDYDDSGSDSEVNLVNSKVPGNFGYVNSGVDHSTKLGALGSSSRTDKTAGSDRNPRLLSPSSFGSDTLEEHFERKADIASVSGKNFGNNDSPTSQPSSRERSSVLDSDLKANIHASQSPNTSIDTESFQESEIGSARELNYGTLRGGFRNKGYSRPPYVKGTLNRVQSPPDDMSIRNERSLPTARTLVSSDSREASTGNRSVGLRTQSTFSESDNFELSSNSQQPLTSTYEPRIRMGQSETKKKSKTYFDSDDSSSEDEQPKQNLASSARPGSGASRRTSVPSKTATTRTKLGWKSTRASQESENEEASSMNSSENRASSEPRSSTSVQPSSSLPKKVMQDYGEEQEASKGGSSEADSKEKAGHVHPKLPDYDSFAAHFMSLRKGRQ